From the Leptospirales bacterium genome, one window contains:
- a CDS encoding PilZ domain-containing protein, with the protein MSLSYENSLKQTQPGGQLWQEPASTMSVNFLARLRRRRLARPWSLLLAGLAFLAIPASNYILLAVYHGLPLAAWRAALGRLHPYALFLILAPIPIGIGLLLVRRWAWYAFLLYTLLLLLHNLATLLVQPEGYNLAALLATALGAALLIFFARQDISAPYLKTYPRGWRYQRRKPVETAVRLDDRPLRTRDLSLTGLYCDWPNCPLETNQSVQIVLSLDQGQIELEGGVVRIDENGVGIAFRRSDGDSRQRLKAFLDEH; encoded by the coding sequence ATGAGCTTGAGCTATGAAAATTCGTTGAAGCAAACGCAGCCCGGGGGCCAGCTCTGGCAGGAGCCAGCGTCGACCATGTCCGTAAACTTTCTGGCAAGACTTCGTCGCCGCCGGCTGGCTCGGCCCTGGTCGTTGCTGCTGGCCGGCCTTGCCTTCCTGGCGATCCCGGCCAGCAACTACATTCTCCTGGCGGTCTACCATGGCTTGCCGCTTGCCGCCTGGCGCGCAGCGCTTGGTCGTCTGCATCCTTACGCTCTGTTTTTGATTCTGGCGCCCATACCGATTGGCATTGGCCTGCTGCTGGTCCGCCGCTGGGCATGGTACGCATTCCTGTTGTATACTCTCTTGCTGCTCCTGCACAATCTTGCTACCTTGCTGGTGCAGCCAGAAGGCTACAATCTGGCGGCGCTGCTGGCCACGGCGCTTGGCGCGGCGCTCTTGATTTTTTTTGCCCGTCAGGATATTTCGGCGCCCTACCTGAAAACATACCCGCGCGGCTGGCGCTACCAGCGTCGTAAGCCAGTAGAGACGGCGGTACGCCTGGATGATCGACCGCTACGCACGCGCGACCTCAGTCTGACCGGCCTCTATTGTGATTGGCCGAACTGTCCGCTGGAGACCAACCAGAGCGTGCAGATTGTACTCAGTCTGGATCAAGGGCAGATAGAACTGGAGGGAGGAGTGGTGCGCATCGACGAAAATGGCGTGGGCATTGCTTTTCGCCGCTCGGACGGCGATAGCCGACAACGACTGAAGGCGTTCCTGGACGAGCACTGA
- a CDS encoding alanine--glyoxylate aminotransferase family protein, producing MPAFSPPEVLLLGPGPSNPDPRTLLALARPTIGHLDPRFVQMMDQTRSLLRFAFQCKHSMTLPLSAPASAAMEFAFVNLLAAGDRALICTNGVFGQRMAEIARRRGAIVQCLDFEWGRAIDPEAVQKALQIGAPPRLLAFVQAETSTGAQSDAATLCRLAHQAGALTIVDSVTALGGTPVEAGMWEADLCYAGSQKCLSAPPGLAPLSIAPRALEQIQMRTDSCASWFFDAGLLDAYWSESRQSRSYHHTAPVNQLYALHQSLQLLEEEGLEEAWQRHRRVHKQLLEGLGTLGLQLLPPEEERLPQLNAVLVPEGVDEAAIRRRLLLEHDIEIGGGLGPLAGKVWRIGLMGYNARPACVERVLLALSRVLERSL from the coding sequence GTGCCTGCCTTCTCGCCGCCGGAAGTGTTGTTGCTGGGTCCAGGCCCTTCCAATCCAGATCCGCGGACGCTACTGGCCCTGGCGCGGCCCACCATTGGCCACCTTGACCCGCGCTTCGTCCAGATGATGGACCAAACGCGATCGCTATTGCGCTTTGCGTTCCAGTGCAAGCATTCCATGACTTTGCCGCTGAGCGCTCCGGCCTCCGCCGCCATGGAGTTTGCCTTTGTCAATTTGCTGGCAGCGGGTGATCGAGCGCTGATCTGCACCAACGGCGTCTTCGGTCAGAGGATGGCCGAGATTGCCAGACGCCGGGGAGCAATCGTGCAATGCCTGGATTTCGAATGGGGGCGGGCCATAGATCCGGAGGCAGTGCAAAAGGCGCTGCAAATCGGCGCGCCGCCGCGCCTACTGGCCTTTGTGCAGGCGGAAACTTCGACCGGGGCCCAGAGCGATGCCGCCACACTGTGCCGGCTGGCACATCAGGCCGGGGCCCTGACAATTGTCGATAGCGTGACGGCTCTTGGCGGGACGCCAGTGGAGGCGGGCATGTGGGAGGCCGATCTATGTTATGCCGGTTCGCAGAAATGCCTCAGTGCGCCGCCCGGTCTGGCGCCCTTGAGTATTGCTCCGCGAGCCCTGGAACAGATCCAGATGCGAACCGATAGCTGCGCCAGCTGGTTTTTTGATGCCGGTTTGCTTGATGCCTACTGGAGCGAATCGCGCCAGTCCCGTAGCTACCACCACACCGCGCCCGTGAACCAGCTCTATGCTCTCCATCAGAGCCTGCAACTGCTAGAAGAAGAGGGCCTGGAAGAGGCCTGGCAGCGGCATCGCCGCGTCCATAAACAGTTGCTGGAAGGACTGGGAACTCTTGGCCTGCAACTGCTGCCGCCGGAAGAAGAACGCCTGCCACAGCTGAATGCCGTGCTGGTCCCGGAGGGCGTCGATGAAGCGGCAATTCGTCGCCGTTTGTTGCTGGAACACGATATTGAAATTGGCGGCGGCCTCGGCCCGCTGGCCGGAAAAGTCTGGCGCATCGGACTGATGGGCTACAACGCACGCCCGGCGTGTGTAGAGCGCGTCTTGCTTGCTCTCTCGCGCGTGCTGGAGCGCAGCCTGTGA
- a CDS encoding GAF domain-containing protein encodes MNLQRQLKPLLALSAFGAASGVLCGLAWPAPEAIILGGASAAALFFAYLYYRRAPAIVADAPGAKAEVNESQRKLQQRLEAAELELVMSERRRFQMDAYQAFSRRLLSNGRFDELIDEIFDYVSSNFGIEASLLYLHDRERGDLRHARSRFPDFLDEERRRYAINLRLPLAAHASVHAAAVRRRKPFYMPHVRGAPSDFDLQGIAHMKLASLLVVPLYVEEELLGVIDFTNHERPLRLSRDDLHSITTFCEQIATAVKSMLLVEEAESARLRAESLRLEAERREIELERHAAVNRQVNAETNLDAALDVIFDFIRSHYNADGIWLQFLDDQANELYTYRAARPESVSEEHYRFILGLRIPLSAEGGIASRVYQRRRPFYMPRPPRDIVAEIDRRIFDMLHLQSAFCAPLVIGGEPIGVIIVTRFGGRLSLNRNDLRSIGRFCDQIAGAINKARIHTSSEISRLMAEQRLEEVQLLKQQQDLDYYLTANLLPPLTQIIGGRNVAIESFVRQKKRFPFKRWICEIGGDLNMARPIQVGAQSAQFFLNADSMGKSIQGAGGALVLASAIRTLLEREPEPEDSPEQWLSQAYSELDAVFQNFDGSMYVTFCMGLIDEQNGWAYWLNGEHPAPLLLRDGRAQLLRGHSMHKLGFRLGVRPRAVNLLRLHPGDALILGSDGRDDIMVYSGGAQVMNDREELFVETLQAAGPDLESVYKGLRERGSVTDDVSLLRIDYAGVAAEAIHEWREEELMSVLRSFGAGEALPPERFEAAATRALEIGPPPEDEDLLTLDRLMARYVQGFLNANRADRARTIALHWLNWNPGASEQLTLAARAALLLGRAEESVALASRASLRDPENALAFQLLAEARLENGERQLARSAFEQLRSLKPAFTDALASLARRLEP; translated from the coding sequence GTGAATTTGCAAAGGCAATTGAAGCCCCTGCTGGCGCTTTCCGCTTTCGGCGCTGCCAGCGGCGTTCTTTGCGGCCTGGCCTGGCCAGCGCCGGAAGCAATCATCCTCGGCGGGGCCAGCGCTGCGGCGCTGTTCTTTGCTTATCTCTACTACCGGCGGGCGCCGGCCATTGTCGCCGATGCACCCGGCGCAAAGGCCGAAGTAAACGAAAGCCAGCGCAAACTGCAACAGCGACTGGAAGCGGCCGAGCTGGAACTGGTAATGTCCGAGCGGCGACGCTTTCAGATGGACGCTTACCAGGCCTTTTCACGACGCCTGCTCAGCAATGGTCGCTTCGATGAATTGATCGACGAGATCTTTGACTACGTCTCTTCCAACTTTGGCATTGAGGCAAGCTTGCTCTATTTGCATGACCGCGAGCGAGGCGATTTACGACACGCCCGTTCACGATTCCCGGACTTCCTCGATGAGGAACGGCGGCGGTATGCCATCAATCTGCGATTACCGCTGGCCGCTCATGCTTCGGTGCACGCCGCCGCCGTGCGTCGTCGCAAGCCCTTTTACATGCCGCACGTTCGCGGGGCGCCATCGGATTTTGATCTACAGGGCATCGCTCATATGAAGCTGGCATCGCTGCTGGTTGTTCCTCTCTACGTGGAAGAAGAACTGCTTGGCGTGATCGACTTTACCAACCACGAACGGCCGCTGCGCTTGAGCCGCGATGACTTGCACAGCATAACAACATTCTGCGAACAGATTGCGACGGCAGTGAAAAGCATGTTGCTTGTGGAGGAGGCCGAAAGCGCCCGCCTGCGCGCGGAGAGCCTGCGTCTGGAGGCCGAGCGCCGGGAGATTGAATTGGAGCGGCACGCCGCTGTTAACCGTCAGGTGAATGCCGAAACCAACCTTGATGCGGCTCTCGATGTGATCTTCGATTTTATCCGCAGCCACTACAATGCAGACGGCATCTGGCTGCAGTTCCTGGACGACCAGGCCAATGAGCTTTATACCTATCGGGCAGCGCGTCCGGAGTCGGTTAGCGAAGAACACTATCGCTTCATACTCGGGCTGCGCATTCCCTTGAGCGCGGAGGGCGGCATCGCCAGTCGCGTCTATCAGCGTCGCCGGCCATTCTATATGCCGCGACCGCCGCGCGATATTGTTGCCGAAATTGACAGACGCATCTTCGATATGCTTCACCTGCAGTCGGCATTTTGCGCTCCGCTGGTGATTGGCGGAGAGCCGATTGGCGTTATCATTGTGACGCGCTTTGGCGGCAGGCTGAGCCTAAACCGCAATGACCTGCGCAGCATCGGCCGCTTCTGCGATCAGATAGCCGGCGCCATAAACAAGGCGCGCATCCATACCAGTTCTGAGATCTCGCGGCTGATGGCCGAACAGCGTCTGGAGGAAGTGCAGTTGCTCAAGCAACAGCAGGACCTTGACTACTACCTGACTGCCAATCTACTTCCGCCGCTCACGCAGATCATCGGCGGGCGCAACGTTGCCATCGAAAGCTTTGTCCGTCAGAAGAAGCGTTTTCCATTCAAGCGCTGGATTTGTGAAATCGGCGGCGATCTGAACATGGCGCGGCCGATCCAGGTCGGCGCACAGAGCGCACAATTTTTCCTGAACGCCGACTCCATGGGCAAGTCCATTCAGGGCGCGGGCGGCGCGCTGGTGCTGGCCTCAGCTATCCGCACTTTGCTGGAGCGAGAACCTGAACCGGAGGATTCTCCGGAGCAGTGGCTGTCGCAGGCCTACAGCGAACTGGATGCGGTCTTTCAGAACTTCGACGGCTCGATGTACGTAACCTTTTGCATGGGCCTGATCGATGAACAAAATGGCTGGGCCTACTGGCTCAACGGCGAACACCCTGCGCCGCTCCTGCTGCGCGACGGGCGGGCGCAGCTGTTGCGCGGCCATTCAATGCACAAGCTTGGATTTCGCCTTGGAGTCAGACCGCGCGCCGTCAACCTGCTGCGCTTGCATCCAGGCGATGCACTGATCCTTGGATCTGACGGTCGCGACGATATCATGGTCTATTCTGGCGGAGCGCAGGTCATGAACGATCGGGAAGAGCTCTTTGTTGAAACCCTGCAGGCTGCAGGGCCGGATCTGGAATCGGTCTACAAGGGGCTGCGTGAGCGCGGCAGCGTAACCGACGATGTATCGCTGCTGCGCATTGACTATGCAGGCGTTGCAGCGGAGGCGATTCATGAGTGGCGGGAGGAGGAGTTGATGAGCGTTCTGCGCAGCTTCGGCGCCGGCGAAGCCTTGCCGCCCGAGCGCTTTGAGGCGGCCGCCACCCGAGCGCTGGAAATAGGTCCGCCGCCGGAAGATGAAGACCTGTTGACCCTGGACCGGTTGATGGCCCGTTATGTGCAGGGCTTTCTCAACGCCAACCGAGCCGATCGGGCGCGGACCATCGCACTGCACTGGCTGAACTGGAATCCAGGGGCCAGCGAGCAGCTGACCCTTGCGGCGCGCGCCGCGCTGTTGCTGGGCCGCGCGGAAGAAAGCGTCGCACTTGCGAGCCGCGCCAGCCTGCGCGATCCAGAGAATGCCCTGGCCTTCCAGTTACTTGCCGAAGCGCGTCTGGAAAACGGCGAGCGTCAACTGGCGCGAAGCGCATTTGAGCAATTGCGCAGTCTCAAGCCGGCCTTCACCGACGCACTGGCCAGCCTTGCTCGACGTCTGGAGCCCTGA